A part of Primulina eburnea isolate SZY01 chromosome 10, ASM2296580v1, whole genome shotgun sequence genomic DNA contains:
- the LOC140803673 gene encoding transcription factor MYB36-like — MGRAPCCDKANVKKGPWSPEEDATLKAYIEKHGTGGNWIALPQKIGIKRCGKSCRLRWLNYLRPNIKHGGFTEEEDNIICSLYISIGSRWSIIAAQLPGRTDNDIKNYWNTRLKKKLLGRRKNSVANQRSINDHTNSGGEGTCSVENLSNSTLERLQLHIQLQSFQNPFSFYNNPSLWPKPNHPQQKMIQTLHSLDENQNIVNPQSVAATGLDHNYRSLISNLKTPDEALLNNSTFNIAESNFQDSNQIMGQMDSTGIYQSGGSGFTQGEMDELLNIKASNFIATGQSAQVSEYDSFKQMDVSKENLAWWSNEFEANSASSNSWDSANMLNQSGEIMYQEYGLGYSMQ, encoded by the exons ATGGGAAGAGCTCCATGTTGTGACAAAGCTAATGTGAAGAAAGGACCATGGTCACCTGAAGAAGATGCCACACTCAAAGCTTATATCGAGAAGCATGGGACTGGTGGAAATTGGATTGCTCTTCCTCAGAAAATCG GGATTAAGAGATGTGGGAAGAGCTGCAGACTAAGATGGCTGAATTATTTGAGGCCGAATATTAAGCATGGTGGATTTACTGAAGAAGAAGATAATATAATCTGTAGCCTATATATAAGCATAGGCAGCAG GTGGTCAATCATTGCTGCACAGCTGCCTGGAAGGACAGACAATGACATCAAGAACTACTGGAACACGAGATTGAAGAAAAAATTGCTGGGAAGGCGTAAAAACTCCGTCGCGAATCAACGTTCGATTAACGATCACACAAATAGCGGGGGAGAGGGCACCTGTAGTGTAGAAAACCTAAGCAATTCAACCCTGGAAAGGCTTCAGCTTCATATCCAGCTTCAAAGCTTTCAAAATCCGTTCTCTTTTTACAATAACCCATCACTTTGGCCTAAACCGAATCACCCGCAGCAAAAGATGATCCAAACCCTTCATTCTTTGGATGAGAATCAAAACATCGTCAACCCTCAATCCGTTGCTGCCACTGGTCTTGATCACAATTATCGCAGTTTAATCAGCAACTTAAAGACTCCAGATGAAGCACTTTTAAACAATTCTACTTTCAATATCGCAGAAAGCAATTTTCAAGACTCGAATCAGATTATGGGGCAAATGGACAGTACAGGAATTTATCAGTCGGGCGGTTCAGGTTTCACTCAAGGAGAAATGGATGAATTGCTGAATATCAAAGCTTCCAACTTTATTGCAACAGGCCAGAGTGCTCAGGTTTCTGAATATGATAGTTTCAAGCAAATGGATGTATCGAAGGAGAATCTTGCATGGTGGAGCAACGAATTTGAGGCAAATTCAGCTTCTTCAAACTCGTGGGATTCGGCGAATATGCTTAATCAATCTGGAGAAATAATGTATCAAGAATATGGATTAGGATACAGTATGCAGTGA